The nucleotide sequence TGGCGCGCCTGGTGCCATGGTGCACGTCCGGGAGGAGAAAAGTCCTCCTGAAGGCCTGCAAACGGGCCCGCCGGAGAGAACGCGCGACGGCGGGGAGGAAATCGGCGCGGTCGATCCTCCCCAACGAGTCGTCGTCACGCCGATTTCCTCCCGAGTGCGCGTCTTCGGGCCATTCCTCCTCCCGAAACGGCGGCGAGTCCTCCCGAGCCGAACGCCCCGACAAACGAAAGACGCCAGGGGAGGAAGCGCCTCCTCCCGCTAGCGTGAGCCCATGGAGAAGGTCGAGCTCACCACCGAGCGGCTCACCCTGCGCGCGCCCCAGCCGCGAGACGCCGACGAGATCGCGATGGCCTGCCGCGACGAGGGGATTCAGCGCTGGATCCCGCTGCCCGACCCCTACACCCTCGACAGCGCCCGCGCCTTCGTCGCCGAGCACAGTGACGCCGGGTGGGCCGCCGGCACGGCGTGCGTCTGGGCCATCGTCACGAGCACGGGGTTCGCCGGCGTCATTGAGCTGAACAACCTCGGCGGGCAGTCGTCGATCGGCTACTGGCTCCGGCCGCAGGATCGAGGCCGAGGCCTCATCGACGAAGCCGCCAGGGCCGTGCTCGACTTCGCCCTCAGCCCGGCTCCCGCGGGTCTCGGCCTGGACCGCATCGAGTGGCGCGCCTTCGCCGGCAACGACGCGTCGGCGCGGGTGGCCGCGCGCCTCGGGTTCCGGTTCGAGGGCACTCGGCGGGCCAGCGCGGTGATCCGCGGCGAGCGTCGCGACGAGTGGGTTGCGGCGATCCTGCGCGGTGATCCGCGCGAGCGGGTGGAGTGGGACGTCGCGGGCATGTGGGAGGACGCCGCCGATGATCGCGTGAAGGCGGCGGTCGGGGTGGAGAGTCAGACGCTGACGGTCGCCGAGATCACGGCGGTGCTGGGCCTGGAGCCCGATCTGTCGTGGAACAAGGGCGAGCGGCGACCCACGGCACCGCCCGACATGCCGATCGAGCCGGCGTCGTTCACGTTCACGTCGTGGTCGATCGAGTCGCGGCTTCCGACGACGGCCTCCGACGACGAGCACCTGGCGCACCTATGGGATCGCGCCTCGGCGGCGATGGCGCGCGTGCCTCTCCTCGACGGCGACGTGAAGCCGTGTCTGTTGCTGGTGCGCAAAGTCGACGGCCGCACGGGGCAGGGCCATGGCTTCGGATTCGAGTCGCCGTGGCTCGAGCTCATGGGCAGGATCGGGGGAAGCATCGAGGTCGACCAGTACCTCCTCCGCACCGGTCCCGACGGCGACGACTGACCCGCCGCCCGCCGCCTCGTAGGCTGACAGCATGCCTCCTCCTGCCGGGGGAGTCGTCCTCGGGAGGCCTCAGCTCGCAGCCCCGCCTCAAGGTCGACGGAGGCAGGGTCGCGTGGGGGGAGCCGCAGCCGGCTGCGCCGCTGCGTGGGGGGAGGCTGCCGCGACACAACGCGACACCTGCGACGCTCCGTGGCGTCGCAGCCGTCGCGTTGTGTCGCCAGAAGGGTCGCCAGACGGGTCGCCAAACGGGGCAGACAGAGCACTAGGGTGACGGCATGACCGAGTCGCTGCCAGAGCCGACGCAGGCGCGCGCCACGTCGCCCGCGTCCTCGCCCCCGCCCGCTCGCACGACCTCGGGCATCGCCGTCGCTGACGACTCCGTCCGCGCGACGAACCCGTGGGGTGTGGTGATGCTTGTCGGGGCCGGCCTCTTCGTGATCGTCGGCCTGATCGTGTGGTCGTACGGCGACATCTCGGCGAACGCGACGTTCGACAACGCGACCGGCCCCACTCACGACCAGCTGGCACTCATCCAGCACATCACGGGCCTCGTGCTCGTCGGCTTCGGAGTGCTCACCGTCCTCTTGCGCATCGCTGTCGAGGCCGTGCGCTGGACGCCTCGCGCGCGCGACTGACGCGGTCGGTCAGCTCTCGCCCTGGATCGCCCGGAGCAGGACGCCCGTCGCGACACGGACCGTGAGCACCACGGCACCCGTCGCGGCGACGATCCACGAGGCGATGACCGCGACCGGCGACAGGGTGAGCCGCGAGACGCCCTGTGCCTGATACACGTGTGTGCCCATCGCCGGCAACACGAGCACTCCGACGCCGATCACGACGAGAGCGACGCCCAGCGCCGAGAGGGCGCGAAGAGCCGGTGGTGCGGCGCGTCTCGTGGCAGGCGCGCCACTCGCATCGACACGTGGACGGGCGCCCTGCGCCTCCCAGTCACCGTCGGTCATGATCCCCCCGTTCGCCGCGCGAAGGGCGGCATCGTCACGCAAGGGTAGCCGCCTGCCCGGCCGCATCGCACGCACGCGTTCGGGGGGCCGCCGCGGGCCGTGGCAGCGGCGGAGGCCGCGCGGGCTTCCCTGATCCTGCGCCCTGCTCGCCCCGCCCGAGGCGAGCCCAAGGTCGGCGGCTTCTGGGAGAGTAAGCGGCATGGACCTCGAGGTGACGCCGGCGCTGACGATCCCCGGCGCCGAGCTGCGCTGGCGCTTCTCGCGCTCGTCGGGGCCGGGCGGGCAGCACGTCAATACGTCCGACTCGCGCGCACAGCTGTCGTGGAACGTCGCGACCAGTGCAGCTCTCGACGACGAGACCCGGGCGATCCTGCGCGAAAGGCTCGCCCCGAGACTCGTTCGCGGCGAGATCACGGTCAGCGCGAGCGAGCAGCGATCGCAGCTGCGC is from Frondihabitans australicus and encodes:
- a CDS encoding GNAT family N-acetyltransferase translates to MEKVELTTERLTLRAPQPRDADEIAMACRDEGIQRWIPLPDPYTLDSARAFVAEHSDAGWAAGTACVWAIVTSTGFAGVIELNNLGGQSSIGYWLRPQDRGRGLIDEAARAVLDFALSPAPAGLGLDRIEWRAFAGNDASARVAARLGFRFEGTRRASAVIRGERRDEWVAAILRGDPRERVEWDVAGMWEDAADDRVKAAVGVESQTLTVAEITAVLGLEPDLSWNKGERRPTAPPDMPIEPASFTFTSWSIESRLPTTASDDEHLAHLWDRASAAMARVPLLDGDVKPCLLLVRKVDGRTGQGHGFGFESPWLELMGRIGGSIEVDQYLLRTGPDGDD
- the arfB gene encoding alternative ribosome rescue aminoacyl-tRNA hydrolase ArfB; the encoded protein is MDLEVTPALTIPGAELRWRFSRSSGPGGQHVNTSDSRAQLSWNVATSAALDDETRAILRERLAPRLVRGEITVSASEQRSQLRNRETARARLIALIVDALAQEPPERRPTRPSRGAVRRRLDDKARRSTTKAQRRRPPLD